A genomic window from Halorubrum trapanicum includes:
- a CDS encoding antibiotic biosynthesis monooxygenase, producing MIDRIWHGWTTPANADEYERLLREEILPDFADADNEGYRGARVLRRDADGDEVEFVTILRFDSLESVKSFAGEEYRDAHVPDAAREVLKRYDDRARHYEVREEREYPADGS from the coding sequence ATGATCGACAGGATCTGGCACGGGTGGACGACGCCGGCGAACGCCGACGAGTACGAGCGGCTGCTCCGGGAGGAGATCCTTCCCGACTTCGCGGACGCCGACAACGAGGGGTACCGGGGCGCCCGAGTGCTCCGCCGCGACGCCGACGGCGACGAGGTCGAGTTCGTCACGATCCTGCGGTTCGACTCGCTGGAGTCAGTGAAGTCGTTCGCCGGCGAGGAGTACCGGGACGCGCACGTCCCGGACGCCGCTCGCGAGGTGCTGAAGCGGTACGACGACCGCGCGCGCCACTACGAGGTGCGCGAGGAGCGCGAGTACCCGGCGGACGGTTCCTAA
- a CDS encoding pyridoxal phosphate-dependent aminotransferase, with protein sequence MRLSDRARTLPESGIRKFFELAEARDDVISLGVGEPDFSAPWTARTAAIDSLERGKTSYTANRGMAALRERIADHHERYDQSYDPESEVLVTTGASEAVDLAFRALVDPGDTVAVHEPTYISYGPGIELAGGEQLTVPTRAEDDFALTREALEAAGAGDADLLVLCYPNNPTGATMTDEQLAEVAAFCRDEDLRVVADEIYSALTYETDHNSIATQPGMRERTVVVNGFSKAYAMTGLRLGYALGPAEAIDAMNRIHQYTMLSAPTTPQYAAIEALDRCDDEVTEMVEEYDRRRRLVVSRFNEMGLDTFEPGGAFYAFPECGGDDEAFAEALLEAEGVAVVPGSVFGEGGEGHLRVSYATSMGELKEATDRIASFVEGR encoded by the coding sequence ATGAGACTGTCGGACCGCGCGCGAACCCTCCCCGAGTCCGGGATCCGGAAGTTCTTCGAGCTCGCGGAGGCGCGCGACGACGTCATCTCGCTCGGCGTCGGGGAGCCGGACTTCTCGGCCCCGTGGACCGCCCGCACCGCCGCGATCGACTCGCTCGAACGCGGGAAGACCTCCTACACCGCGAACCGCGGGATGGCGGCGCTCCGCGAGCGGATCGCCGACCACCACGAGCGCTACGACCAGTCGTACGACCCGGAGTCGGAGGTGCTCGTCACCACCGGCGCGAGCGAGGCGGTCGACCTCGCGTTCCGGGCCTTGGTCGACCCCGGCGACACCGTCGCGGTCCACGAGCCGACGTACATCTCCTACGGGCCGGGGATCGAACTGGCGGGCGGCGAGCAGCTGACGGTCCCCACGCGCGCAGAGGACGACTTCGCGCTCACCCGCGAGGCGCTGGAGGCGGCGGGCGCCGGCGACGCCGACCTGCTCGTCCTCTGTTACCCGAACAACCCGACCGGCGCGACGATGACCGACGAGCAGCTGGCCGAGGTCGCCGCGTTCTGCCGCGACGAGGACCTCCGAGTGGTCGCCGACGAGATCTATTCCGCGCTCACCTACGAGACTGACCACAACTCGATCGCCACCCAGCCGGGAATGCGCGAGCGCACCGTCGTCGTCAACGGCTTCTCGAAGGCGTACGCGATGACCGGGCTCCGCCTGGGCTACGCGCTGGGCCCCGCGGAGGCGATCGACGCGATGAACCGCATCCACCAGTACACCATGCTGTCCGCGCCGACGACGCCGCAGTACGCGGCCATCGAGGCGCTGGACCGCTGCGACGACGAGGTGACGGAGATGGTCGAGGAGTACGACCGCCGCCGGCGGCTGGTCGTCTCCCGGTTCAACGAGATGGGCCTCGACACGTTCGAGCCGGGCGGCGCCTTCTACGCCTTCCCCGAGTGCGGCGGCGACGACGAGGCGTTCGCCGAGGCGCTGCTGGAGGCGGAGGGCGTCGCGGTCGTCCCCGGCTCCGTCTTCGGCGAGGGGGGCGAGGGACACCTCCGCGTCTCGTACGCGACCTCGATGGGCGAACTGAAGGAGGCGACCGACCGGATCGCGTCGTTCGTGGAGGGTCGATGA